One genomic segment of Carassius carassius chromosome 21, fCarCar2.1, whole genome shotgun sequence includes these proteins:
- the LOC132097118 gene encoding uncharacterized protein LOC132097118 isoform X1, whose translation MNNPTPLHFYRTKGKNVCVLMLLCVPLSMMEIPGPCKHAITMDHLLHLKQLMSNQLRTGCSITYTFIERKHLSVVCYVKAALPRVLELFNIHFKYVRGSGSSQAVVSIQNLILNIYSQHCIPSLDEHLEEDPVAFERQYNESPVQALQRVEEVLSLYLHLITTTNTPVNWTCEQEYSSNLPPTETQLTTSTEVAVGLFGQDPQESFSDDFYRLGFIVVSTCGGFLILLTAYCLLERKKLKRQLYRTRISSEWGLQVVENFEFQEEVYQMNDRQTHLGSHLSTAF comes from the exons ATGAACAACCCTACACCCCTTCACTTCTACAGAACCAAG GGGAAGAATGTGTGTGTTCTCATGCTACTGTGTGTTCCCCTCTCCATGATGGAAATCCCTGGTCCTTGCAAACATGCCATAACCATGGACCACCTGCTTCACCTGAAACAACTG ATGAGCAACCAGTTGCGGACTGGCTGTTCAATCACATATACATTCATAGAGAGAAAACACCTG AGCGTGGTGTGTTATGTCAAAGCTGCTCTGCCAAGGGTGCTTGAACTGTTTAACATCCACTTCAAATATGTGCGGGGCTCAGGAAGTTCTCAAGCAGTGGTCTCCATACAGAACCTCATTCTCAACATCTACTCCCAACACTGCATACCATCACTGGATGAGCATCTGGAG GAGGATCCTGTAGCATTCGAGAGGCAATACAATGAATCTCCTGTCCAGGCACTTCAAAGAGTCGAGGAGGTTTTGTCCCTTTACTTGCACCTCATTACAACCACAAACACTCCTGTTAACTGGACCTGCGAGCAAGAGTATAGCAGCAATCTACCCCCTACTGAAACACAGCTAACCACCAGCACAg AGGTTGCGGTGGGATTATTTGGGCAAGATCCTCAGGAATCCTTCAGCGATGATTTTTACAGGCTGGGCTTCATTGTGGTCTCCACATGTGGAGGATTTCTTATCTTACTCACTGCCTACTGCCTACTAGAGAGAAAG AAGCTGAAGCGTCAGCTTTACAGAACCAGAATTTCATCAGAATGGGG ATTACAAGTTGTCGAAAACTTTGAATTCCAAGAGGAAGTAT ACCAGATGAATGACCGACAGACACATCTTGGCTCACACCTCTCCACTGCCTTTTAA
- the LOC132097118 gene encoding uncharacterized protein LOC132097118 isoform X2, with protein MNNPTPLHFYRTKGKNVCVLMLLCVPLSMMEIPGPCKHAITMDHLLHLKQLMSNQLRTGCSITYTFIERKHLSVVCYVKAALPRVLELFNIHFKYVRGSGSSQAVVSIQNLILNIYSQHCIPSLDEHLEEDPVAFERQYNESPVQALQRVEEVLSLYLHLITTTNTPVNWTCEQEYSSNLPPTETQLTTSTEVAVGLFGQDPQESFSDDFYRLGFIVVSTCGGFLILLTAYCLLERKKLKRQLYRTRISSEWGLQVVENFEFQEEVYE; from the exons ATGAACAACCCTACACCCCTTCACTTCTACAGAACCAAG GGGAAGAATGTGTGTGTTCTCATGCTACTGTGTGTTCCCCTCTCCATGATGGAAATCCCTGGTCCTTGCAAACATGCCATAACCATGGACCACCTGCTTCACCTGAAACAACTG ATGAGCAACCAGTTGCGGACTGGCTGTTCAATCACATATACATTCATAGAGAGAAAACACCTG AGCGTGGTGTGTTATGTCAAAGCTGCTCTGCCAAGGGTGCTTGAACTGTTTAACATCCACTTCAAATATGTGCGGGGCTCAGGAAGTTCTCAAGCAGTGGTCTCCATACAGAACCTCATTCTCAACATCTACTCCCAACACTGCATACCATCACTGGATGAGCATCTGGAG GAGGATCCTGTAGCATTCGAGAGGCAATACAATGAATCTCCTGTCCAGGCACTTCAAAGAGTCGAGGAGGTTTTGTCCCTTTACTTGCACCTCATTACAACCACAAACACTCCTGTTAACTGGACCTGCGAGCAAGAGTATAGCAGCAATCTACCCCCTACTGAAACACAGCTAACCACCAGCACAg AGGTTGCGGTGGGATTATTTGGGCAAGATCCTCAGGAATCCTTCAGCGATGATTTTTACAGGCTGGGCTTCATTGTGGTCTCCACATGTGGAGGATTTCTTATCTTACTCACTGCCTACTGCCTACTAGAGAGAAAG AAGCTGAAGCGTCAGCTTTACAGAACCAGAATTTCATCAGAATGGGG ATTACAAGTTGTCGAAAACTTTGAATTCCAAGAGGAAGTAT ATGAATGA
- the ren gene encoding renin isoform X1, with translation MKVHFLALLVLLLSVTSTQALWRVKLKKMPSIRETLKEMGVTAAQVFSEIMPKYDEPSPTNVTASVPLINYLHTQYFGEISIGSPAQMFNVVFDTGSANLWVPSHSCSPLYTACFTHNRYDASRSKTHIYNGTGFSIQYASGNVRGFLSKDVVVVGGISVVQVFAEATALPAIPFIFAKFDGVLGMGYPDVAIDGITPVFDQIMSQHVLKQKVFSVYYRRDPTHVPGGVLVLGGTDPNYHTGSFHYMNTKEEGKWEVIMKGVSVGADMLFCRGGCTAVIDTGSSYITGPASSISILIKTIGAVEHAEGGYTVNCNLVKLLPTVTFHLGGQEYSLTKEDYILWQSEFGEDICTVMFNALDVPPPTGPIWILGANFIARYYTEFDRGNNRIGFARAV, from the exons ATGAAAGTGCACTTCTTGGCTCTTCTGGTCTTGTTACTCTCAGTGACCAGCACACAGGCCTTATGGAG AGTAAAACTGAAGAAAATGCCCTCCATACGAGAAACCCTGAAGGAAATGGGTGTCACAGCAGCTCAAGTGTTTTCTGAGATTATGCCAAAATATGACGAACCTTCACCCACAAACGTCACAGCTTCAGTACCTCTGATCAACTACTTACAT ACTCAATACTTTGGTGAGATTAGTATTGGTTCACCAGCTCAGATGTTCAATGTTGTGTTTGACACGGGTTCTGCCAACCTCTGGGTTCCTTCACACAGCTGTTCTCCTTTATACACAGCCTGCT TCACACACAACAGGTACGATGCTTCCAGATCCAAAACGCATATTTACAATGGCACAGGGTTCTCCATCCAGTATGCTTCTGGAAATGTCCGGGGATTTCTGAGCAAGGACGTGGTTGTA GTTGGTGGTATCTCAGTGGTGCAGGTTTTTGCAGAGGCCACAGCTCTTCCTGCGATCCCGTTCATCTTTGCCAAGTTTGATGGAGTGTTAGGGATGGGATATCCAGATGTAGCCATTGATGGAATTACACCCGTGTTTGATCAAATCATGTCTCAACATGTTCTGAAACAGAAAGTCTTCTCAGTGTACTACAGGAG GGACCCAACACATGTCCCTGGTGGAGTGTTGGTGCTGGGGGGCACAGACCCAAACTACCACACTGGATCCTTTCACTACATGAACACCAAAGAGGAAGGCAAGTGGGAGGTCATCATGAAGGG CGTGTCTGTGGGTGCAGATATGTTGTTTTGCAGGGGCGGCTGTACTGCTGTGATTGATACAGGCTCCTCCTATATCACAGGCCCCGCCTCCTCTATTTCCATTCTAATCAAAACAATTGGTGCTGTTGAGCATGCAGAGGGAGGG TACACTGTCAACTGTAATCTGGTCAAGTTGTTGCCAACTGTGACTTTTCATCTTGGTGGTCAGGAATATTCTCTCACGAAAGAGGACTATATTCTCTGG CAATCAGAGTTCGGAGAGGACATCTGCACTGTGATGTTCAACGCTCTGGATGTGCCGCCCCCTACTGGTCCCATCTGGATCCTGGGGGCGAACTTTATTGCTCGATACTATACAGAATTTGATCGGGGAAATAATCGCATTGGCTTTGCTCGGGCAGTTTGA
- the ren gene encoding renin isoform X2 encodes MPSIRETLKEMGVTAAQVFSEIMPKYDEPSPTNVTASVPLINYLHTQYFGEISIGSPAQMFNVVFDTGSANLWVPSHSCSPLYTACFTHNRYDASRSKTHIYNGTGFSIQYASGNVRGFLSKDVVVVGGISVVQVFAEATALPAIPFIFAKFDGVLGMGYPDVAIDGITPVFDQIMSQHVLKQKVFSVYYRRDPTHVPGGVLVLGGTDPNYHTGSFHYMNTKEEGKWEVIMKGVSVGADMLFCRGGCTAVIDTGSSYITGPASSISILIKTIGAVEHAEGGYTVNCNLVKLLPTVTFHLGGQEYSLTKEDYILWQSEFGEDICTVMFNALDVPPPTGPIWILGANFIARYYTEFDRGNNRIGFARAV; translated from the exons ATGCCCTCCATACGAGAAACCCTGAAGGAAATGGGTGTCACAGCAGCTCAAGTGTTTTCTGAGATTATGCCAAAATATGACGAACCTTCACCCACAAACGTCACAGCTTCAGTACCTCTGATCAACTACTTACAT ACTCAATACTTTGGTGAGATTAGTATTGGTTCACCAGCTCAGATGTTCAATGTTGTGTTTGACACGGGTTCTGCCAACCTCTGGGTTCCTTCACACAGCTGTTCTCCTTTATACACAGCCTGCT TCACACACAACAGGTACGATGCTTCCAGATCCAAAACGCATATTTACAATGGCACAGGGTTCTCCATCCAGTATGCTTCTGGAAATGTCCGGGGATTTCTGAGCAAGGACGTGGTTGTA GTTGGTGGTATCTCAGTGGTGCAGGTTTTTGCAGAGGCCACAGCTCTTCCTGCGATCCCGTTCATCTTTGCCAAGTTTGATGGAGTGTTAGGGATGGGATATCCAGATGTAGCCATTGATGGAATTACACCCGTGTTTGATCAAATCATGTCTCAACATGTTCTGAAACAGAAAGTCTTCTCAGTGTACTACAGGAG GGACCCAACACATGTCCCTGGTGGAGTGTTGGTGCTGGGGGGCACAGACCCAAACTACCACACTGGATCCTTTCACTACATGAACACCAAAGAGGAAGGCAAGTGGGAGGTCATCATGAAGGG CGTGTCTGTGGGTGCAGATATGTTGTTTTGCAGGGGCGGCTGTACTGCTGTGATTGATACAGGCTCCTCCTATATCACAGGCCCCGCCTCCTCTATTTCCATTCTAATCAAAACAATTGGTGCTGTTGAGCATGCAGAGGGAGGG TACACTGTCAACTGTAATCTGGTCAAGTTGTTGCCAACTGTGACTTTTCATCTTGGTGGTCAGGAATATTCTCTCACGAAAGAGGACTATATTCTCTGG CAATCAGAGTTCGGAGAGGACATCTGCACTGTGATGTTCAACGCTCTGGATGTGCCGCCCCCTACTGGTCCCATCTGGATCCTGGGGGCGAACTTTATTGCTCGATACTATACAGAATTTGATCGGGGAAATAATCGCATTGGCTTTGCTCGGGCAGTTTGA